The Zobellia alginiliquefaciens genome contains a region encoding:
- a CDS encoding response regulator gives MKLKVLIVEDNLIIQMFIEHIITNVGDTHVRTADNGEDALSIAEHYMPNVVLLDIGLSGGINGIETAAILKEKYNIPFVYITGNSDYSTLENAKKTEPLHILKKPIDEHELNREFEIIRQKLMESKLESSE, from the coding sequence ATGAAACTAAAAGTCCTAATTGTAGAAGACAACCTAATCATTCAGATGTTCATAGAGCACATTATCACCAATGTGGGCGATACACACGTTAGAACGGCAGACAACGGAGAAGACGCGCTTTCTATTGCAGAACACTATATGCCCAACGTAGTGCTATTGGACATAGGCCTTTCCGGAGGTATAAATGGAATTGAAACCGCAGCTATCCTAAAGGAAAAATATAATATTCCGTTTGTTTACATTACGGGAAATTCAGATTACAGCACTTTGGAGAACGCCAAAAAAACCGAGCCGTTACACATTCTTAAAAAACCTATAGATGAGCATGAGCTCAATAGGGAATTTGAGATCATACGCCAAAAACTAATGGAATCTAAACTAGAAAGCTCCGAATAA
- a CDS encoding Fic family protein, whose protein sequence is MGHQKWNWQTKEWPHFTFKKEAIEALERNFLQKNGVALGAFKHIKQEEKDQLLIQILSDEALKTSEIEGEFLNIASIQESIKKNLGLESTKRKLPPAEFGVSEMMVDLYKTYNQPLSHKQMFQWHNMLTSGRRDLVDTGRYRTHEDPMQIVSGRLDRPTVHFEAPPSKVIRSEMDEFVIWFNTVHTIDNKSISPLAKAGIAHFYFVTIHPFEDGNGRIGRAIAEKSISQSIQRPALISLSQMIEAKKKEYYGTLEKHNRKCELTDWLVYFGQTILDAQENTLKVIDFLIQKAHYFDRFSNQMNKRQLKVIRRVFEEGHTGFKGGLSADNYTRIAGTSASTATRDLKHLIDIGALYKTGALKGTRYYLQLSEN, encoded by the coding sequence ATGGGACATCAAAAATGGAATTGGCAAACAAAAGAATGGCCTCATTTTACCTTTAAAAAAGAGGCTATTGAAGCGTTAGAACGCAATTTTTTACAAAAAAATGGGGTAGCCCTAGGGGCTTTTAAACATATAAAACAAGAAGAAAAAGACCAGCTTTTAATTCAAATACTTTCCGATGAAGCCTTAAAAACTTCTGAAATTGAAGGCGAGTTTCTCAATATAGCTAGTATACAGGAATCTATCAAAAAGAATTTGGGGCTTGAGTCTACCAAACGAAAATTACCCCCTGCCGAATTTGGGGTTTCTGAAATGATGGTCGACCTATATAAAACCTATAATCAGCCACTGTCCCATAAACAAATGTTCCAATGGCACAACATGTTAACCAGTGGTAGAAGGGATTTGGTAGATACAGGACGATACCGCACCCATGAGGACCCTATGCAGATTGTCTCAGGGCGACTAGATAGGCCCACCGTTCATTTTGAGGCGCCTCCATCCAAAGTAATACGCTCTGAAATGGATGAATTTGTTATATGGTTCAATACGGTTCATACTATAGACAACAAATCAATATCGCCTTTAGCAAAAGCTGGTATTGCTCATTTTTATTTTGTGACCATCCACCCTTTTGAAGATGGTAATGGCCGCATTGGACGTGCCATAGCTGAAAAATCAATTTCTCAAAGTATACAACGTCCTGCTTTAATTTCTCTGTCCCAAATGATAGAGGCGAAGAAAAAAGAATATTATGGGACTTTAGAAAAACATAATCGCAAATGCGAGTTGACGGATTGGCTTGTTTATTTTGGTCAAACCATTTTAGATGCCCAAGAGAACACCTTAAAAGTTATCGACTTTTTGATTCAAAAAGCACATTATTTTGACCGCTTTTCAAACCAAATGAATAAACGGCAACTTAAAGTAATACGTCGTGTTTTTGAAGAGGGTCATACGGGATTCAAAGGAGGCTTAAGTGCCGACAACTACACCCGCATTGCCGGAACCTCTGCTTCCACAGCTACAAGGGATTTAAAACACTTAATCGATATAGGTGCCCTGTATAAAACAGGAGCGTTGAAAGGTACCCGCTACTATCTTCAATTGAGTGAAAATTGA
- a CDS encoding Coenzyme F420 hydrogenase/dehydrogenase, beta subunit C-terminal domain, with product MKDNTEINKLNETVIKGGYCVGCGVCATVKNSPFEVKFDEFAKLQATIKEGASLEDDVEVLKLCPFSDESENEDEIGKGLFGDTNVKHDKLGYINSTYAGHVDEESFRDNGSSGGMGSWVLTELLRQNLVDGIIHVKPSEGDVLFKYTISRTTEEISQGSSSRYYPIEMSEVISLIKEKAGRYAIVGLPCFIKSIRLLAKQDAVINERIKFCIGLVCGHLKSAHFGSMWGWQLGVHPDDLEKINFRHKLDNNNASKYGVSVLSKDDDNEIISPPLNELYGANWGWGFFKYQACDYCDDVVGETADISIGDAWLPEYVKDSKGTNVIVVRDKTISRLIEKARVEKKLHFDEITPEKVVQSQSSGFNHRREGLAYRLQLKDKNNEWRPEKRVSPNADHLSKKIQLRQELRMDLANQSHVAFQEALKNGQFSLFKNRMNSIVKVYEQTYKITLLRKVFNRLKKTLNKI from the coding sequence ATGAAGGATAACACGGAAATAAATAAACTGAATGAGACTGTTATCAAAGGTGGGTATTGTGTGGGTTGTGGCGTTTGTGCCACTGTCAAAAATTCTCCTTTTGAAGTAAAGTTTGATGAATTCGCCAAGCTGCAAGCAACAATTAAAGAGGGTGCAAGCCTTGAAGATGATGTTGAAGTTTTAAAATTATGTCCTTTTTCTGATGAGAGCGAAAACGAAGATGAGATAGGAAAAGGTCTGTTTGGAGATACAAATGTGAAGCATGATAAACTAGGTTATATCAATTCAACATATGCCGGTCATGTAGACGAAGAGAGTTTTAGGGATAATGGTAGCTCAGGAGGTATGGGTTCTTGGGTGCTAACTGAACTCTTGAGACAAAACTTAGTTGATGGTATTATTCACGTCAAACCTAGTGAAGGAGATGTTTTATTCAAATACACTATTTCTCGTACAACAGAAGAAATTTCTCAAGGTTCTTCTTCTAGGTACTATCCCATTGAAATGTCTGAAGTGATAAGCTTGATTAAAGAAAAAGCGGGAAGATATGCAATTGTCGGTTTACCCTGTTTTATAAAATCAATAAGATTACTTGCAAAGCAGGATGCTGTAATAAATGAAAGAATCAAATTTTGTATAGGTCTAGTTTGTGGTCATTTAAAGAGTGCACATTTCGGAAGTATGTGGGGCTGGCAACTTGGAGTTCATCCAGACGATTTGGAAAAGATAAACTTTAGGCATAAACTTGATAATAATAACGCAAGTAAGTACGGTGTTAGTGTTTTAAGTAAGGATGATGATAATGAAATAATAAGCCCTCCATTGAACGAATTATACGGTGCCAATTGGGGATGGGGCTTTTTTAAATATCAAGCTTGCGATTATTGTGACGATGTTGTTGGAGAAACTGCGGATATTTCTATTGGAGATGCATGGCTACCGGAATATGTTAAGGACAGCAAAGGCACCAATGTTATAGTGGTTAGGGATAAAACGATATCACGTTTAATTGAAAAGGCTAGAGTGGAGAAAAAACTGCATTTTGATGAAATTACCCCGGAGAAAGTGGTTCAATCACAAAGTTCCGGTTTTAATCATAGAAGAGAGGGGCTAGCCTATCGTTTACAGTTAAAAGATAAGAATAATGAATGGCGGCCTGAAAAAAGAGTAAGCCCTAATGCAGACCATCTGAGTAAAAAGATTCAATTAAGACAAGAACTTCGTATGGACTTGGCGAATCAGAGTCATGTGGCATTCCAAGAGGCTTTGAAAAATGGCCAATTTAGCTTGTTCAAAAACAGGATGAATTCCATCGTAAAAGTTTACGAACAAACTTATAAGATTACGTTGTTGAGAAAGGTTTTCAACCGCCTTAAAAAAACCTTAAATAAAATTTAA
- a CDS encoding sensor histidine kinase has product MGKKLIITSAILFLITCIIIWNLSLQRIELFHKNITLVEEIKAKNKLKDAESRLFELYNISKKNVTFLSKLVELDLKTDVPLEVTQKKLRHFLNTDSNYFQARFIDLKGMEVIRIENKDSTVASTFQFKGNRDYFKKTLKLAKGDVHISNMNLNIENDTIELPHRPTVRFFTPIYIDKELYGIVGLNLNAKNWLENFKGQDIGFLNSKKVVFYSGDNETLYAPSKLNLSKRDRYGDALYVKRKVSLEGNQTWTLYTKPDIASIRQQMADYKKSNYTTAAILTIGIILFLCIIYMLYKKNTYIDSLNQTIKSRLNERDTLLKEIHHRVKNNLQVITSLLSLQSSFIKDDKIKGLFRYSQYRINSMAIIHEMLYRSKDLSRINYGDYVKQLATTLIASMKGSDKKIDLHIEAEELHLNLDTSVPLGLMVNEIITNSLKYGFKNKDEGTISIKFEKLKYPNFLLHIGDNGTGFSDEIDFRNTKSLGLKLIHMLTLQLKGTIEKDNTENGTHYIITFQEIEQIS; this is encoded by the coding sequence ATGGGGAAAAAATTAATCATCACATCGGCCATCTTATTCTTGATTACCTGTATTATCATATGGAATCTTTCGCTTCAGCGTATTGAGCTTTTTCACAAAAATATTACGTTAGTTGAAGAGATCAAGGCCAAGAATAAGCTGAAAGATGCTGAATCGCGCCTTTTCGAACTATATAATATCAGCAAGAAAAATGTCACTTTTCTAAGTAAATTAGTAGAGTTAGACCTTAAAACAGATGTACCCTTAGAGGTTACCCAGAAAAAGCTCAGGCATTTTCTGAATACCGACAGCAATTATTTTCAGGCCCGCTTTATTGATTTAAAGGGAATGGAGGTCATACGGATAGAAAACAAAGACAGTACGGTTGCCTCTACCTTTCAATTTAAGGGAAATCGAGATTATTTTAAAAAGACCTTAAAGCTAGCTAAAGGCGATGTTCATATTAGTAATATGAACCTGAATATTGAAAATGACACTATTGAACTTCCACATAGACCCACGGTTCGTTTTTTCACCCCGATTTATATAGATAAGGAACTATATGGTATTGTTGGCCTAAACCTAAACGCCAAAAATTGGCTTGAGAATTTTAAGGGGCAGGATATTGGCTTTCTAAATTCCAAAAAAGTGGTGTTTTATAGCGGCGATAACGAAACCCTCTATGCCCCCTCTAAATTGAACCTATCAAAAAGAGATCGCTACGGAGATGCTTTATATGTAAAAAGGAAAGTCAGTCTAGAAGGAAATCAAACTTGGACATTGTACACCAAGCCGGATATTGCTTCCATACGCCAACAAATGGCAGATTATAAAAAATCCAACTATACCACGGCAGCCATTTTAACCATTGGAATTATACTGTTCCTGTGTATCATTTACATGCTTTATAAAAAGAACACCTACATAGATTCATTAAACCAAACTATAAAAAGCCGTTTGAATGAGCGCGATACCCTTTTAAAAGAGATCCACCATAGGGTGAAAAACAACTTACAGGTCATTACCAGTTTGTTGAGCTTACAATCCAGTTTTATAAAAGACGATAAAATTAAAGGGCTTTTTAGGTACAGTCAGTACCGCATTAACTCTATGGCCATCATTCATGAAATGCTGTACCGCTCCAAAGACCTTAGCCGCATAAACTATGGGGACTATGTAAAACAATTGGCAACGACCTTAATAGCTTCTATGAAGGGGTCCGACAAAAAAATTGATTTACATATTGAAGCAGAAGAATTGCATCTGAACCTAGACACCTCGGTTCCGCTTGGGCTTATGGTAAATGAAATCATTACCAATTCCTTAAAATATGGATTCAAAAACAAGGACGAGGGAACCATTTCTATAAAGTTTGAAAAATTGAAATACCCCAACTTCCTTTTGCATATTGGCGATAACGGAACTGGCTTTTCAGATGAAATCGATTTTAGAAACACCAAATCTTTGGGACTGAAATTAATTCATATGTTAACCCTACAACTAAAAGGAACAATTGAAAAAGATAATACCGAGAACGGCACGCACTATATAATAACGTTTCAAGAAATTGAACAGATATCCTGA
- a CDS encoding xanthine dehydrogenase family protein molybdopterin-binding subunit, with translation MMTENESSGNKKVSRRKFLVRGGLGTVGVLAVGTYLFRNPIRRAVLEKVNSMDIEYLGSTDNPMLWFELGPANEIILHSPKIEMGQGTFTGLAQMAADELEVPFQNVKVVHATTDTGNIDQFSTGGSTSISGLWQPLRELAATFREMLKLKGAEKLGVPVSEVTAVDGIVSGNGKSLSYSEIAEGVTSWTIPDTPVLKNRDTYRFVGKPLPRVDLEDKVYGSPMFGLDAEMPNMVFGAVVRPSKIGAKYISATADKAEKMPGVIKIVKEDDFVAVVAESYIEAENAKQAIEVVWETPDNLQQEEIVAMMTVGNGNSSIIQKQGDALEGDAVVQMEFRSPIGAHAQIEPNGVVASVVDEKATIMISTQVIGITRKEVASRLGWDEEQVNVIPTYLGGGFGRRLHTPHAVQAAVMSKAVGKPVKYVFSREEEFQHDMFRPPTHHIVKGSLNEEGLLSGLEHHFVSGDVGNNSALIPNVVPTILGADVGAIRGAFIQYTAVPNHRSVYWHVDLPFATSWWRSLGLLANTFAIESFVDEMALKAEKNAIEFRLAHIGDDEAGKRLKNVIRTAGEKSGYSEEIKANRAMGFAASVDAGTPCAHVVEVSVTDNEIKVHKVTVVLDPGLAVNPDQVRAQCEGCVIMGMSAVLFEQMKVVDGSLTPTIYGPYEMALMKHAPKEIEVVLLQGKDTPGPVGEPPLGPIGAAIANAVKRLTGKRLQSMPLKLT, from the coding sequence ATGATGACAGAGAACGAATCCTCAGGAAATAAGAAAGTATCAAGGCGAAAGTTTTTGGTACGTGGCGGTTTAGGTACGGTGGGCGTATTGGCCGTAGGAACCTATTTATTCAGAAATCCGATCAGAAGGGCTGTTTTGGAGAAGGTAAATTCAATGGATATTGAATATTTAGGAAGCACGGATAATCCCATGTTATGGTTTGAGTTGGGCCCGGCCAATGAAATCATTCTACATTCACCAAAAATAGAAATGGGGCAAGGTACGTTTACGGGATTGGCACAAATGGCTGCGGATGAACTGGAAGTTCCTTTTCAGAATGTAAAAGTTGTACATGCCACTACGGATACAGGAAATATTGACCAGTTCAGTACGGGAGGGAGCACGTCTATTTCAGGACTTTGGCAACCGTTACGGGAATTGGCGGCCACTTTTCGGGAAATGCTGAAGCTTAAAGGGGCGGAGAAATTAGGGGTTCCCGTGTCCGAAGTCACCGCAGTAGACGGTATAGTTTCGGGAAATGGAAAAAGCCTTTCCTATTCGGAAATTGCAGAAGGAGTAACCAGTTGGACCATTCCGGATACTCCTGTTTTAAAAAATAGAGATACCTATCGCTTTGTTGGAAAACCTTTGCCACGCGTAGATTTAGAGGATAAGGTCTATGGCTCGCCTATGTTCGGTTTGGATGCCGAAATGCCAAATATGGTGTTTGGGGCAGTAGTTCGACCTTCAAAAATAGGAGCAAAATATATCAGTGCCACCGCGGATAAGGCCGAAAAAATGCCCGGAGTCATTAAAATTGTCAAGGAAGATGATTTTGTTGCCGTAGTTGCGGAATCGTATATCGAAGCCGAAAATGCCAAACAAGCAATTGAGGTGGTCTGGGAAACCCCGGATAATTTACAGCAAGAGGAGATAGTGGCTATGATGACGGTGGGAAACGGAAACTCCAGTATTATTCAAAAACAGGGCGATGCTTTGGAAGGGGATGCCGTTGTGCAGATGGAATTTAGAAGTCCCATTGGTGCACACGCCCAGATAGAACCCAATGGTGTGGTCGCATCCGTTGTAGATGAGAAGGCAACGATTATGATTTCTACCCAGGTCATTGGTATTACGCGTAAAGAGGTAGCCTCCCGTTTGGGATGGGATGAAGAGCAGGTAAATGTGATTCCCACCTATCTAGGTGGTGGTTTTGGAAGACGACTGCATACGCCCCATGCGGTTCAGGCAGCGGTGATGTCCAAAGCTGTGGGCAAACCTGTAAAGTACGTTTTTAGTCGGGAAGAAGAATTTCAGCATGATATGTTCCGTCCGCCTACCCATCATATTGTAAAAGGAAGTCTGAACGAGGAGGGTTTATTAAGCGGACTCGAACATCATTTTGTGAGTGGGGATGTGGGTAATAATTCGGCATTGATACCTAATGTGGTACCCACTATTTTGGGTGCGGATGTGGGAGCTATTAGAGGTGCATTTATTCAGTATACAGCCGTACCCAATCATAGGTCTGTGTATTGGCATGTAGATTTGCCTTTTGCTACCAGTTGGTGGCGTAGTTTAGGTTTATTGGCCAATACCTTTGCCATAGAAAGTTTTGTAGATGAGATGGCGCTGAAAGCAGAAAAGAATGCCATAGAATTCCGTTTGGCACATATTGGCGATGATGAAGCAGGGAAACGCTTAAAAAATGTAATCCGTACCGCAGGTGAGAAATCGGGATATTCCGAAGAAATCAAAGCGAATAGAGCTATGGGATTTGCAGCCTCGGTAGATGCGGGCACACCTTGTGCGCATGTGGTTGAGGTTTCCGTAACGGATAACGAAATAAAAGTCCATAAAGTTACGGTAGTTTTAGACCCTGGCCTTGCTGTAAACCCGGATCAGGTTAGGGCGCAATGCGAAGGCTGCGTTATTATGGGCATGAGTGCGGTACTGTTCGAGCAAATGAAAGTGGTGGACGGCTCTTTGACCCCTACGATTTACGGACCCTATGAAATGGCATTAATGAAACATGCGCCCAAAGAAATAGAAGTGGTATTGCTTCAAGGCAAAGATACACCGGGCCCTGTGGGCGAACCGCCATTGGGACCCATTGGTGCGGCGATTGCCAATGCCGTAAAAAGACTAACGGGCAAACGTCTGCAATCCATGCCCCTAAAATTGACATAA
- a CDS encoding methylmalonyl-CoA mutase subunit beta — MKQKLFTDFQEVSAKAWKQNIQYELKGADYNEKLVWESPEGIKVKPFYHADDLEGQNQSSRTAHNNWLITQHIVVRELSMANKNAIHAIAGGAESIWFTLPSPDMDLKALLRNIDCQSVAIHCQFESASTEGMQKLTHLLSQENYPISFHMDPIGHLAATGNWFTNMAEDFEILQQLLQATQTPSPKKVVTVNAELYQNAGGNMIQQLAYALAHANEYLHRFGSKLESITFKMAMGGNYFFEIAKLRALRKLWKLLAAEYDITADCRIEATPSKRNKTLYDYNMNMIRTTTECMSAILGGADSVCNLNYDFIYHNNNSFAERIARNQLLLLKEESYFKSLQNPAIGSYYIESLTDQLAEKALILFKDMEANGGFLKQLKYHTLQKKIRESAQKEQAKFNSEKEILVGSNRYSSSDDRMKNQLKKPPFGSKRKAKTLIEPILESRLTEALERERLKNEGWQG; from the coding sequence ATGAAACAAAAATTGTTTACTGATTTTCAAGAAGTTTCCGCGAAAGCGTGGAAACAAAACATTCAATATGAATTGAAAGGTGCCGATTACAATGAAAAATTGGTTTGGGAGTCCCCCGAGGGCATAAAAGTGAAGCCCTTTTATCATGCCGATGATTTGGAAGGTCAAAATCAGTCTTCGCGAACAGCTCATAACAATTGGCTCATAACGCAACATATTGTGGTTCGTGAGCTTTCTATGGCGAACAAGAATGCTATTCATGCCATTGCCGGTGGTGCAGAAAGTATATGGTTCACCTTGCCTTCGCCAGATATGGACCTGAAGGCACTACTCAGGAATATCGATTGCCAATCGGTTGCGATTCATTGTCAATTTGAAAGTGCTTCTACTGAAGGCATGCAGAAACTGACACATTTGTTATCCCAAGAAAATTATCCTATCTCCTTTCACATGGATCCCATTGGGCATCTCGCAGCTACGGGGAATTGGTTTACGAATATGGCCGAGGATTTTGAAATCCTCCAACAGCTTTTGCAAGCCACTCAAACGCCATCGCCAAAAAAAGTGGTTACCGTAAATGCGGAACTGTACCAAAATGCGGGGGGAAACATGATACAGCAACTGGCCTATGCCTTAGCACATGCCAATGAATATTTGCATCGTTTTGGTTCAAAATTAGAATCCATTACCTTTAAAATGGCCATGGGCGGCAACTATTTTTTTGAAATCGCCAAATTACGTGCCCTACGAAAACTCTGGAAATTACTTGCTGCTGAATATGATATTACCGCCGATTGCCGCATAGAAGCAACGCCTTCCAAACGAAACAAGACGCTCTATGATTATAATATGAATATGATCCGCACCACAACGGAATGTATGTCCGCTATTTTGGGAGGTGCCGATAGCGTTTGTAATCTTAACTATGATTTTATCTATCATAATAACAATTCATTTGCGGAACGCATCGCTAGAAATCAGTTGCTACTCCTTAAGGAGGAAAGTTATTTTAAATCGCTACAAAACCCTGCCATAGGCTCCTATTACATAGAAAGCCTAACAGACCAACTTGCGGAGAAAGCACTAATTCTCTTTAAGGATATGGAAGCGAATGGGGGATTTCTAAAACAGTTAAAATACCATACCCTTCAGAAAAAAATAAGGGAGAGTGCCCAAAAAGAACAAGCAAAATTCAATAGTGAAAAGGAGATATTAGTAGGTTCCAATAGATACTCCAGTTCTGATGACCGTATGAAAAACCAATTGAAAAAGCCTCCTTTTGGTTCCAAGCGAAAAGCAAAAACTTTAATCGAGCCTATTTTAGAAAGTAGACTGACGGAAGCCCTAGAGCGGGAACGACTTAAAAATGAAGGTTGGCAGGGCTAA
- the scpA gene encoding methylmalonyl-CoA mutase: MRKDIQHIAFNKSAVQPDTLLNEENFEHLNFAAGRPPFLRGPYSTMYVQRPWTIRQYAGFSTAEESNAFYRRNLKAGQKGLSIAFDLATHRGYDSDHERVVGDVGKAGVAIDTVEDMKILFDGIPLNEMSVSMTMNGAVLPIMAFYIVAAEEQGVSLNELTGTIQNDILKEFMVRNTYIYPPAPSMAIISDIFRYTSEHMPKFNSISISGYHMHEAGATAELELAYTLADGLEYIRTGLKAGLDIDSFAPRLSFFWGIGMDHFTEIAKLRAGRMLWAKLVKQFHPKSNKSMSLRTHCQTSGWSLTAQDPFNNVARTTIEALSAVLGGTQSLHTNALDEAIALPTDFSARIARNTQLYLREETKITKTVDPWAGSFYVEKLTEDLAHKAWELIEEIEEMGGMTKAIEMGIPKMRIEETAAKKQARIDSGQDSIVGVNKYQTEEEDGLQILEVDNNAVRKKQLARLQHIKQERNDEKVAHALNALTAAAHQKMTDSIDTTTDENLLALAVEAARHRATLGEISSALETVFGRYRATIQSISGVYSKEIKEDGSFKKACELSDQFAAQEGRRPRILVAKMGQDGHDRGAKVIATGYADLGFDVDIGPLFQTPAEVAKQAVENDVHILGISSLAGGHKTLVPEVISELKNQGRDDIMVVVGGVIPKQDYSYLFESGAIAVFGPGTKITEAAILILDILLDIE, encoded by the coding sequence ATGAGAAAAGACATTCAACATATCGCCTTTAATAAATCTGCGGTACAGCCGGACACCTTGCTAAATGAGGAAAATTTTGAGCACCTGAACTTTGCTGCCGGAAGACCTCCTTTTTTACGTGGCCCGTACAGTACTATGTATGTACAACGCCCGTGGACCATAAGACAATATGCGGGATTCTCTACCGCGGAAGAGAGCAATGCCTTTTACCGAAGAAACCTAAAAGCAGGTCAAAAAGGACTTTCCATTGCCTTTGACCTGGCCACACATCGTGGGTATGACAGTGACCATGAACGTGTGGTGGGCGATGTAGGCAAAGCTGGTGTGGCCATAGACACGGTAGAGGACATGAAGATTCTCTTTGATGGTATTCCGTTGAATGAGATGTCCGTTTCCATGACCATGAACGGGGCCGTGCTTCCCATTATGGCTTTTTATATTGTTGCCGCGGAAGAACAAGGCGTTTCCCTAAATGAACTGACAGGTACCATACAGAATGATATTTTAAAGGAATTTATGGTGCGTAATACTTATATCTACCCACCTGCGCCTTCCATGGCTATTATTTCGGATATTTTTCGATATACGAGCGAACATATGCCCAAATTCAATAGTATCAGCATTTCAGGATATCATATGCACGAAGCGGGTGCCACGGCAGAGCTGGAACTGGCCTATACCTTAGCCGATGGACTGGAATACATTCGTACAGGTCTAAAAGCGGGACTTGACATTGATAGTTTCGCACCTAGGCTTTCTTTCTTTTGGGGAATTGGCATGGACCATTTTACGGAAATTGCCAAACTGCGTGCAGGGCGAATGCTATGGGCAAAACTGGTAAAACAGTTCCATCCAAAGAGCAACAAATCCATGTCGCTCCGCACGCACTGCCAGACCAGCGGATGGAGTCTTACGGCACAGGACCCGTTCAATAATGTGGCACGTACTACTATTGAAGCCCTATCCGCCGTATTGGGAGGCACCCAAAGTTTACATACCAATGCGCTGGACGAAGCCATTGCGCTGCCCACAGATTTCTCCGCACGTATTGCCCGCAACACTCAGCTATATCTGAGAGAAGAAACAAAAATCACAAAAACAGTAGACCCTTGGGCTGGTAGTTTTTATGTGGAAAAACTAACGGAAGACCTAGCCCACAAAGCTTGGGAGCTTATTGAAGAAATTGAGGAGATGGGCGGTATGACCAAAGCCATAGAAATGGGCATACCCAAAATGCGCATTGAAGAAACGGCAGCAAAAAAACAGGCACGGATAGATAGCGGTCAAGATAGTATTGTTGGCGTAAACAAATACCAAACGGAAGAGGAAGACGGACTTCAAATTTTAGAGGTGGATAATAATGCGGTACGCAAAAAGCAACTGGCGCGCCTTCAACACATAAAACAGGAACGGAACGATGAAAAAGTAGCGCATGCACTTAACGCACTTACCGCTGCCGCACATCAAAAAATGACCGACTCAATAGATACGACTACAGATGAAAATTTATTAGCTTTAGCAGTAGAAGCTGCTAGACACCGTGCTACTTTAGGCGAAATAAGTAGCGCCCTAGAAACGGTTTTTGGCAGGTACAGAGCAACTATTCAATCTATTTCAGGCGTGTATTCAAAGGAAATTAAAGAAGACGGTAGTTTTAAAAAGGCATGTGAGCTTTCAGACCAGTTTGCCGCACAAGAAGGAAGACGCCCCCGTATTTTGGTAGCAAAAATGGGGCAAGATGGACATGACCGTGGAGCCAAAGTAATTGCAACGGGCTATGCGGATTTAGGTTTTGACGTAGATATTGGTCCGCTGTTCCAAACTCCTGCAGAAGTAGCCAAACAAGCCGTAGAGAATGATGTGCACATTTTAGGTATCTCTTCTTTGGCCGGGGGACACAAGACCTTGGTGCCCGAAGTTATTTCAGAACTAAAAAATCAGGGCCGGGATGATATTATGGTGGTGGTTGGCGGGGTTATTCCCAAGCAGGATTATTCCTATTTATTTGAAAGCGGTGCTATTGCCGTATTTGGGCCGGGCACAAAAATTACGGAAGCCGCCATTCTTATCCTAGATATTTTATTGGATATTGAATAG